A single Drosophila miranda strain MSH22 chromosome XR, D.miranda_PacBio2.1, whole genome shotgun sequence DNA region contains:
- the LOC108152931 gene encoding uncharacterized protein LOC108152931, with protein MTTPLQTRMALAEIPDRLEALRMANTPTNANRRTPDEPTPAAIVNTPNANGGGGLGMRLDNEANVVQGQDFVFSPLPSPDELVIRQRGRRRFTTTFSPDKPNGGSSGSGGSSMRSPFQRTPTKNLQLTSGMILRSSPRKRLTMGSTPPEPTPMETYSPIKIATTKQLWPGTPIVKKLKMDDRPVGQTNTDVALPSLLQGLSHQQLIELIVNNINNAGDEERLRRQLPTPDISALEQELQYAKRLIFKSLPTSRLCKKTDAAAYSKAAMHLNEFKRTLQVQAKRLHDATHWDALVDYVSMAWQCVATTPNWESHAHNAVRRQCFKLLACSCYAAIKHGGMRLGQTRLESLERNLREWSKDYEDVLSCVNALQRTLSSRTSI; from the exons ATGACGACACCGCTGCAAACTCGCATGGCGCTGGCCGAGATACCCGATCGTCTGGAAGCCCTGCGCATGGCGAATACTCCGACAAATGCTAATCGACGCACTCCAGACGAGCCGACCCCGGCGGCCATAGTCAACACACCAAATGCCAATGGTGGCGGCGGCTTGGGAATGCGTCTGGACAACGAAGCGAATGTGGTGCAGGGTCAGGACTTTGTTTTCTCGCCCCTGCCCTCCCCGGATGAGCTGGTGATACGCCAACGTGGTCGACGACGTTTCACAACTACATTTTCGCCCGACAAGCCCAATGGCGGCAGCAGTGGGTCGGGTGGCTCTTCGATGCGAAGTCCATTCCAGCGTACGCCCACAAAGAACCTTCAGCTGACCAGTGGCATGATCTTGCGCAGCTCGCCAAGGAAGCGCTTGACCATGGGCAGCACTCCACCCGAGCCAACGCCTATGGAGACTTACTCCCCGATTAAAATAGCCACCACCAAGCAGCTCTGGCCAGGCACACCCATTGTGAAAAAGCTGAAGATGGATGACCGCCCAGTGGGCCAGACAAATACAGATGTGGCATTACCGTCCCTGTTGCAGGGGCTGTCTCATCAGCAGCTTATCGAATTGATTGTGAACAATATAAACAATGCCGGTGATGAGGAACGACTCCGACGGCAGCTGCCCACGCCAGACATTAG TGCGTTGGAACAGGAGCTGCAATATGCCAAGCGGCTGATATTTAAATCCTTGCCCACTTCTCGCCTGTGTAAGAAAACGGATGCGGCTGCATATTCCAAGGCAGCGATGCATCTCAACGAATTTAAGCGAACACTGCAAGTGCAGGCAAAGCGCCTGCACGACGCCACCCACTGGGACGCCCTGGTCGACTATGTCAGCATGGCCTGGCAGTGTGTGGCCACCACTCCCAACTGGGAGAGTCACGCGCACAATGCCGTGCGACGACAATGCTTCAAATTGCTGGCCTGCTCCTGCTATGCGGCCATCAAGCATGGCGGAATGCGCCTCGGCCAGACACGACTGGAGAGTCTGGAGCGTAACCTGCGCGAATGGTCCAAGGACTACGAGGATGTTCTGTCCTGTGTGAATGCCTTGCAGCGTACGCTCAGCAGCCGTACTAGCATATAG
- the LOC108153290 gene encoding protein artichoke, whose amino-acid sequence MMILQVLLLLCAGTLLTRADSCPPSQAILPCRCSLRGKEIQIWCSHSNLPQIMDGLKAVERNIKSQIDELVLENNQLPALPGRFFGNLQIVRLMLRYNSIERVSNGWLNELENSLVEIFIVEPQLRSIPAESLNGMINMLAITIQSDELKHLPDFSGLLSLTYLSVQTGSLLELAPHIFRHLPKLQHIHITGGSGLTRLEAGLFDGLISLKNLDLSHNGLNWIHLRALTRLPNLVSLKLSHNQISDVGMIGRIVKDLEHLKKLRLDHNIINVIEDGSFVDLPNLSELHLNDNRITELQYGAFLRTPQLKTIYLQNNLIRRIHPESLLQASGSGVEAVHIYNNEIGHVEALRALLDALPTLRYLDMSGNLLSDLPYGALRGHGTLEQLHLNNNQLRLIERDALMAMPALRELRMRNNSLSSDLPLPFWNLPGLKGLDLAQNQFVRVDSQLLAGLPSLRRLDLSENGLRELAPNSFRHNPLLETLNISSNGLSKIHSSTLLHLERLFEVDASFNQLTAVIAGLPRIVERISLKGNEIGSLPAAASKSLQLPNLRMLDLSQNRIEQLPRHGFEGAAQLRVLSLAQNQLRQLEDTSFIGIQRLELLHLQENQLGEADERALLPLAELRNLNLQSNKLEAITDNFFSNNSRLEQLDLSRNLIRSISPTAFDTQRSLEYLDLSGNGLLDISVGLGNLHSLRDIDLSYNQISRVQSDVIGGWRNVVEIRLSNNLIVELQQGTFRNLPKLQYLDLSSNEIRNVEPGALKGLDELQEFVLADNKLVELKDHVFEELPSLLASHFQYNKLRYISPESFHNANSLVFLNLSNNHFRNMENIGLRSMRNLEVLDLSTNGVKLVSTMPLKALNWLVELKMDNNQICRIQGAPFETMPRLRVLSMRNNQLRSIKERTFRNLRGNIAILDVDGNPIDCNCEMQWLSVWLQETNFPYPGPKCQDGRLLRAARMERSLCAGVDVFNNNERTEANHLPLLNEHGDVFQRDLPEDFTDECEVFEATRQPGDRPMVGESEYFYDQYVDSTDPPDAANTVLSTSQRPKPVPTSNIDLNNTLLHTKYFNRRPQPGAGAAGGGSPFTFFGYPIPSVSLGRFFGFGDRGRKQRTDGNDEMPATHRMASINLPSGRGKTRMYQPNSAEFEKYLKEQQQQQNVARNRYMEVDTTTNSAEETLSNESGGSATTVGVFRTTFREPSSIERGGFRPIVPAHVGGFMPVHDPQQRRGLVEAVNVTGKLPEPAQAKAERNFMPISVYPRPRPTPNSVESVESATYDVTEMTPDVTTIVPLVQSTRGATTRPTTTTRATTTTVRTTTTTTTTTPEPTIVNDSSSSSEQEQLDSHYDDDDLEAQSVTLLRPPPLVQTTTAETILLIPPAEEHVAQIKSHSWVTTTTPQSPSDYQATPVRSTSTVPPPAPPPPLRSGGRSTITKVFTPHQPQGAQPTAEEYQRTTPSADNEGLASEHQLTAQKRTELELLQVDRLDRKDGMDWYYESFKKKRDFNGGAAVRKAAHKEVFYGGIPSDGESTGSWNRFNKKEIIFLSFLLLWRL is encoded by the exons ATGATGATACTCCAGGTCTTACTGCTGCTCTGTGCCGGGACATTGCTGACCAGGGCCGACAGCTGTCCGCCCTCTCAGGCCATCCTACCCTGTCGCTGTTCGCTGCGTGGCAAGGAGATACAGATATG GTGCTCGCACAGCAATCTTCCCCAAATCATGGACGGGCTGAAGGCCGTGGAGCGGAATATCAAGAGCCAAATCGATGAGCTGGTGCTGGAGAACAATCAGCTGCCGGCGTTGCCGGGACGCTTCTTTGGTAACCTGCAGATTGTGCGGCTGATGCTGCGCTACAACAGCATCGAACGGGTGTCCAACGGCTGGCTGAACGAGCTGGAGAACAGCCTGGTGGAGATCTTCATCGTGGAGCCGCAGCTGCGCAGCATTCCCGCGGAGAGTCTCAATGGCATGATCAATATGCTGGCCATAACCATACAGAGCGACGAGCTGAAGCATCTGCCGGACTTCTCGGGCCTGCTCAGCCTCACGTACCTGAGTGTCCAGACGGGATCCCTGCTGGAGCTGGCGCCCCACATCTTCCGGCACTTGCCCAAGCTGCAGCACATCCACATCACGGGCGGATCGGGTCTAACCCGACTGGAGGCGGGCCTGTTCGATGGCCTGATCTCACTGAAGAACCTGGACCTCTCGCACAACGGACTCAACTGGATCCATCTGCGGGCCCTCACCCGATTGCCCAATTTGGTCAGCCTCAAGCTGTCCCACAATCAGATCAGCGACGTGGGCATGATCGGGCGCATTGTCAAGGACTTGGAGCACCTGAAGAAGCTCAGATTGGACCACAACATCATCAATGTCATCGAAGACGGGTCGTTCGTGGATCTGCCCAATCTGTCGGAGCTGCATCTGAACGACAACCGCATCACCGAGCTGCAGTACGGCGCCTTCCTGCGCACGCCCCAGCTGAAGACAATCTATCTGCAGAACAACCTCATCCGGCGCATACATCCGGAGTCGCTGCTCCaggccagtggcagtggcgtcGAGGCCGTCCACATCTACAACAATGAGATTGGCCATGTGGAGGCCTTGAGGGCGCTGCTCGACGCCCTGCCCACGCTGCGCTACCTCGACATGAGCGGCAACCTGTTGAGTGATCTGCCCTATGGCGCTCTGCGGGGTCACGGCACCTTGGAGCAGCTGCATCTGAACAACAACCAGCTGAGGCTGATTGAGCGGGACGCCCTGATGGCCATGCCCGCCCTGCGAGAGCTGCGCATGCGCAACAACAGTCTGTCCTCCgatctgccgctgccgttctGGAATCTGCCGGGCCTCAAGGGCCTGGACCTGGCTCAGAATCAGTTTGTGCGAGTGGATTCCCAGCTGCTGGCGGGACTGCCTTCGCTGCGGCGGCTCGATCTCAGCGAGAATGGACTGAGGGAGCTGGCTCCGAACAGTTTCCGGCACAATCCTTTGCTGGAAACCCTCAATATATCCTCCAATGGGCTGTCAAAGATTCATTCCTCCACGTTGCTGCACCTGGAACGGCTGTTCGAGGTCGATGCCAGCTTTAACCAGCTGACAGCGGTGATCGCGGGCCTGCCACGCATTGTGGAACGCATCTCCCTGAAGGGCAACGAGATCGGATCTCTGCCCGCTGCGGCCAGCAAGTCTCTGCAGCTGCCCAACCTGCGCATGCTCGATCTCAGCCAGAACCGCATCGAGCAGCTGCCCAGACACGGCTTCGAGGGCGCCGCCCAGTTGCGGGTCTTGAGCCTGGCCCAGAACCAGCTGCGACAGCTGGAGGACACCTCCTTTATAGGCATCCAGCGGCTGGAGTTGCTCCATCTGCAGGAGAACCAGCTGGGGGAGGCCGACGAGCGGGCTCTGTTGCCCCTGGCGGAGCTGCGGAACCTCAACCTGCAGTCGAACAAACTGGAGGCCATCACCGACAACTTCTTCTCGAACAACAGTCGCCTGGAGCAGCTGGATCTGTCCCGCAACCTGATCCGCAGCATCTCCCCGACGGCCTTCGATACGCAGAGATCTCTTGAGTATCTCGACTTGTCCGGCAACGGCCTGCTGGACATATCGGTGGGCCTGGGTAACCTGCACAGCCTTCGGGACATCGACCTGAGCTACAATCAGATCTCGCGTGTCCAGTCCGATGTCATTGGGGGCTGGCGCAACGTCGTCGAGATTCGTTTGTCCAACAATCTGATCGTGGAACTGCAGCAGGGCACCTTCCGGAACCTGCCGAAACTGCAGTATCTGGATTTGAGCAGCAATGAGATCAGGAATGTCGAGCCAGGTGCCCTCAAGGGTCTCGATGAACTGCAGGAGTTCGTCCTCGCAGACAACAAGCTGGTGGAGCTGAAGGACCATGTCTTCGAGGAGCTCCCCAGTCTGCTGGCCTCCCATTTCCAGTACAACAAGCTGCGCTACATCTCCCCGGAGAGCTTCCACAATGCCAACTCCCTGGTGTTCCTGAACCTGTCCAACAATCACTTCAGGAATATGGAGAACATTGGTCTGCGAAGCATGCGCAATCTGGAGGTCCTGGACTTGTCCACCAATGGGGTCAAACTGGTCTCGACAATGCCCTTGAAAGCTCTGAATTGGTTGGTGGAACTGAAAATGGATAACAATCAGATATGTCGGATACAG GGTGCTCCGTTTGAGACCATGCCCAGGCTGCGGGTCCTCTCGATGCGAAACAATCAGCTGAGAAGCATCAAGGAGCGTACCTTCCGGAATCTCAGAGGGAACATAGCCATCTTGGATGTGGATG GCAATCCCATTGACTGCAACTGTGAGATGCAGTGGCTTTCGGTTTGGCTGCAGGAAACAAACTTCCCGTATCCCGGGCCCAAGTGCCAGGACGGACGTCTCCTGAGGGCCGCCCGCATGGAGCGGAGCTTGTGTGCGGGCGTGGATGTATTTAACAATAATGAACGGACAGAGGCCAATCATCTGCCGCTGCTCAACGAACACGGCGATGTCTTCCAGCGGGACTTGCCCGAGGACTTCACCGACGAGTGTGAGGTGTTTGAGGCCACGAGGCAGCCCGGCGACCGACCCATGGTGGGCGAGAGCGAGTACTTCTACGATCAGTATGTGGACTCCACAGATCCGCCGGACGCGGCCAACACAGTGCTGAGCACCTCGCAGCGCCCGAAGCCCGTTCCCACGTCCAACATCGACCTGAAcaacacactgctccacaccAAATACTTCAACAGACGTCCACAGCCGGGGGCTGGAGCCGCCGGAGGGGGCTCTCCCTTCACCTTCTTTGGCTATCCCATTCCCAGCGTGAGTCTGGGCCGGTTCTTTGGCTTTGGGGATCGCGGCCGCAAGCAGCGAACGGATGGGAACGATGAGATGCCGGCCACGCATCGCATGGCCAGCATTAACCTGCCCAGCGGTCGGGGCAAGACGCGGATGTATCAGCCCAACAGCGCAGAGTTCGAAAAGTACttgaaggagcagcagcagcagcagaatgTGGCTAGAAACCGCTACATGGAAGTGGACACCACCACCAACTCGGCCGAGGAGACACTGAGCAATGAGAGCGGCGGGTCGGCCACAACAGTCGGAGTTTTTCGCACAACCTTCCGGGAACCGTCGAGCATCGAACGCGGAGGCTTCCGCCCCATTGTGCCGGCCCATGTGGGTGGCTTCATGCCCGTCCATGACCCGCAGCAGCGACGCGGTCTTGTGGAGGCTGTTAACGTCACAGGAAAGCTTCCGGAGCCGGCTCAGGCCAAGGCCGAGCGTAACTTTATGCCCATTTCCGTATATCCTCGCCCCAGACCCACGCCCAATAGTGTGGAGAGTGTCGAATCGGCCACATATGATGTCACGGAGATGACGCCCGATGTGACCACCATAGTTCCGCTTGTCCAAAGCACAAGAGGAGCGACCACGCGACCCACAACCACAACGAGGGCCACAACAACCACTGTTAGGactaccaccaccaccaccaccaccacccctGAGCCTACAATTGTAAACGATTCCTCCTCGAGCAGCGAGCAGGAGCAACTGGACTCGCActacgatgatgatgatttgGAGGCGCAGTCTGTGACCTTGCTGCGACCTCCGCCACTGGTGCAGACAACCACGGCGGAAACAATTTTGCTGATTCCACCAGCAGAGGAGCATGTGGCACAGATCAAGAGCCACTCCTGGGTGACCACGACGACTCCACAGAGCCCCAGTGACTACCAGGCCACTCCAGTGCGCTCGACAAGCACGGTGCCACCGCCTGCCCCGCCACCTCCATTGCGGAGCGGTGGGCGATCCACCATCACCAAGGTCTTTACTCCGCACCAACCACAAGGGGCTCAGCCCACAGCGGAGGAATACCAGCGCACCACGCCCAGTGCGGACAACGAGGGTCTGGCCAGCGAGCATCAGCTAACCGCGCAGAAACGCACAGAGCTGGAGCTCTTGCAAGTGGATCGGCTAGATCGCAAGGACGGCATGGACTGGTACTACGAGAGCTTCAAGAAGAAGCGCGACTTCAATGGCGGGGCTGCAGTGCGAAAAGCAGCCCACAAGGAGGTGTTCTATGGTGGCATCCCCTCGGATGGGGAAAGTACGGGCAGCTGGAACCGATTCAACAAGAAGGAGATCATCTTTCTCAGCTTTTTATTGTTGTGGAGGCTCTAA
- the LOC108153291 gene encoding lipase 3, which yields MGPIAYALLFSLAAGLVAAEKSNYCLSEIVKSDQRIRSHGYPAEAHEVVTEDGYVLTLFRIPYSHKLQNQNQRRPPVLLQHGLFSNSDCFLCSGPDNSLAYLLADAGYDVWLGNARGNIYSRANQKISLNSYKFWHFDWHEIGTIDIAAMIDYIIDVTDFPKVHYAGHSQGTTVYLVLLSERPEYNDKIATGHLLAPCAFFAHGTSFVFNTLGPLVGTPGGIWNQLLVDTELVPHNNLVNRVVDNGCHLSDVICKNAFVMFANGGYENANASSMSVLVETHPAGSSSNQGIHYLQLWKSHTFRQYDWGTKKNNELYGQDLPPEYDLDLITAQTHSYSSHNDALCGPEDVDTLVSRFTHLAEDHRVPVQSFNHLDFIIAKNIKELVNDPIIERINEYESR from the exons ATGGGTCCCATCGCCTACGCTTTGTTGTTCAGTCTGGCCGCTGGCCTGGTCGCCGCCGAGAAGTCCAACTACTGTCTGAGCGAGATCGTCAAGTCGGACCAGCGCATCCGATCCCACGGGTATCCGGCCGAGGCTCACGAGGTGGTCACCGAGGACGGCTATGTGCTGACCCTGTTCCGCATCCCCTACTCGCACAAGCtgcagaaccagaaccagagaCGCCCGCCCGTCCTCCTGCAGCACGGCCTGTTCAGCAACTCGGACTGTTTCCTCTGCTCCGGGCCGGACAACTCCCTGGCCTACCTGCTGGCCGACGCCGGCTACGATGTCTGGCTGGGCAATGCCCGTGGCAACATCTACTCGCGGGCCAACCAGAAGATCTCCCTGAACAGCTACAAGTTCTGGCACTTTGACTGGCACGAGATCGGCACCATCGACATCGCCGCCATGATCGACTACATCATCGACGTGACCGATTTCCCCAAGGTGCACTACGCCGGCCACTCGCAGGGCACCACCGTCTACCTGGTGCTGCTCTCCGAGCGTCCCGAGTACAACGACAAGATCGCAACCGGCCACTTGCTGGCTCCCTGCGCCTTCTTCGCGCACGGCACCTCGTTCGTCTTCAACACCCTGGGACCCTTGGTGGGCACCCCCGGCGGCATTTGGAACCAGCTCTTGGTGGACACCGAGCTTGTCCCGCACAACAACCTGGTCAATCGCGTGGTGGACAATGGCTGCCATCTCTCGGACGTAATCTGCAAGAACGCCTTCGTTATGTTCGCCAACGGTGGCTACGAGAATGCCAATGCT AGCTCCATGTCGGTGCTGGTTGAGACCCATCCGGCTGGCTCCTCCAGCAACCAGGGTATCCACTACTTGCAGCTGTGGAAGTCGCACACGTTCCGCCAGTACGACTGGGGCACGAAGAAGAACAACGAGCTGTACGGCCAGGACCTGCCTCCCGAATACGATCTGGACCTGATCACCGCCCAGACACACTCCTACTCGAGCCACAACGACGCCCTGTGCGGCCCAGAGGACGTGGACACCCTGGTCTCCCGGTTCACCCACCTGGCGGAGGACCATCGCGTGCCCGTCCAGAGCTTCAACCACTTGGACTTCATCATTGCCAAGAACATAAAGGAGCTGGTCAACGATCCGATCATCGAGCGCATCAACGAGTACGAGAGCCGCTAG